The Trichomycterus rosablanca isolate fTriRos1 chromosome 22, fTriRos1.hap1, whole genome shotgun sequence genome has a window encoding:
- the atp6v0a1a gene encoding V-type proton ATPase 116 kDa subunit a, whose product MGELFRSEEMTLAQLFLQSESAYCCVSELGEIGMVQFRDLNPDVNVFQRKFVNEVRRCEEMDRKLRFVEKEIKKADIHIVDTGENPEVPIPRDMIDLEATFEKLENELKEINTNQEALKKNFLELSELKHILRRTQQFFNEMEDPALMEESSTLLDPNEVGRAPLRLGFVAGVIGRERIPTFERMLWRVCRGNVFLRQADIEEPLEDPVTGDQVHKSVFIIFFQGDQLKNRVKKICEGFRASLYPCPETPQERKEMAAGVNTRIDDLQMVLNQTEDHRQRVLQAAAKTLRVWFIKVRKMKAIYHTLNLCNIDVTQKCLIAEIWCPVSDLDSIQLALRRGTEKSGSTVPSILNTMQSKQTPPTYNKTNKFTSGFQSIVDAYGIGSYREINPAPYTIITFPFLFAVMFGDLGHGILMTCAALYLVIRENRLSAQKNDSEMFNMVFLGRYIILLMGVFSIYTGIIYNDCFSKSLNVFGSSWSVKPMFTHANWTFQTLEDNRLLQLDPAEPGVFAGPYPIGIDPVWNMATNKLTFLNSYKMKMSVILGVTQMLFGVCLSLFNHVYFKKPLNIYLGFIPEIIFMSSLFGYLVLLIFYKWTAYDAKTSMEAPSILIAFINMFLFNYNDNTFKQLYRGQMVIQCLLVVIAALCVPCMLIVKTLVLRRDYLWKKHLGAHNFGGIRVGNGPTEDEAEIIQHDQLSQHEEEEPEFDFSDVAVHQAIHTIEFCLGCISNTASYLRLWALSLAHAQLSEVLWSMVMHIGLFSSSFAGFLGVFFIFSVFATLTVCILLIMEGLSAFLHALRLHWVEFQNKFYTGQGFKFMPFTFDSILEGKFDD is encoded by the exons ATGGGGGAGCTGTTCCGCAGCGAGGAGATGACTCTAGCTCAGCTCTTTTTGCAGTCTGAGTCGGCCTACTGCTGTGTTAGCGAGCTTGGTGAGATCGGTATGGTGCAGTTTAGAGAT CTGAACCCTGATGTCAACGTCTTCCAGAGAAAGTTTGTGAATGAAGTGCGCCGCTGCGAAGAGATGGACCGCAAACTGA GGTTTGTGGAAAAGGAGATAAAGAAGGCCGACATACACATTGTGGACACGGGGGAAAACCCAGAGGTCCCCATTCCGCGGGACATGATTGACTTGGAG GCTACATTTGAGAAGCTGGAAAATGAGTTGAAGGAGATCAACACCAATCAGGAAGCTCTAAAGAAAAACTTTCTGGAATTGAGTGAACTCAAGCACATCCTTCGGCGCACACAGCAATTCTTCAATGAG ATGGAGGACCCTGCTCTAATGGAGGAGTCATCCACTCTGCTGGACCCGAATGAGGTTGGACGGGCTCCTCTCCGGCTTGG CTTTGTGGCAGGCGTGATCGGCAGAGAGAGGATTCCCACCTTTGAAAGGATGTTGTGGAGAGTTTGTCGTGGTAACGTGTTCTTGCGCCAAGCGGACATCGAGGAACCTCTGGAAGACCCCGTCACC GGAGACCAGGTGCACAAGTCAGTCTTCATCATCTTCTTTCAGGGAGATCagctgaagaacagggtgaagaagATCTGTGAAGG atttcgggcttcactgtacCCCTGCCCAGAGACCCCAcaagaaagaaaggaaatggCAGCAGGAGTCAACACTCGTATTGATGACCTTCAGATG gTGCTAAATCAGACGGAAGATCACAGACAGCGTGTGCTGCAAGCTGCCGCTAAGACTCTTCGTGTCTGGTTTATTAAAGTGAGAAAGATGAAGGCCATTTACCACACGCTAAATCTTTGCAATATTGATGTCACACAGAAGTGTCTGATTGCCGAAATCTGGTGTCCCGTATCAGACCTAGACTCAATTCAGCTTGCCCTGCGCAGGGGAACG GAGAAAAGTGGTTCCACTGTTCCCTCCATCCTGAACACAATGCAGTCCAAACAGACCCCGCCCACCTACAACAAGACCAACAAGTTCACCTCTGGCTTCCAGAGCATTGTGGATGCCTATGGTATCGGCAGCTACCGAGAGATCAACCCAG CTCCCTACACCATCATCACATTCCCGTTTCTGTTTGCTGTCATGTTTGGTGATCTGGGCCATGGCATTCTCATGACCTGTGCTGCACTTTACCTTGTGATCAGAGAGAACCGCCTCAGCGCACAGAAAAATGACAGCGAG ATGTTCAACATGGTCTTTTTAGGACgttacattattctgctgatgGGGGTCTTTTCCATCTACACAGGGATCATTTATAATGACTGCTTTTCTAAGTCACTCAATGTCTTTGGCTCCAGCTGGAGTGTGAAACCCATGTTTACACATGCTAACTGGAC GTTTCAGACTCTGGAGGACAACCGGTTGCTGCAGTTGGACCCTGCCGAACCAGGAGTGTTTGCAGGACCCTACCCGATCGGCATTGACCCT GTCTGGAACATGGCCACCAACAAGCTGACTTTTCTGAACTCCTATAAGATGAAGATGTCTGTAATTTTGGGGGTTACGCAAATGCTTTTCGGAGTTTGTCTAAGCCTGTTTAATCATGT CTACTTTAAGAAGCCTCTGAACATCTATCTTGGCTTCATCCCTGAAATCATCTTTATGAGCAGCCTGTTTGGCTACCTGGTGCTTCTCATCTTCTACAAGTGGACGGCATATGATGCCAAGACCTCTATGGAAGCTCCAAGCATCCTCATAGCCTTCATCAACATGTTTCTCTTCAACTACAATGACAACACCTTTAAACAGCTCTACAGAGGACAG ATGGTGATCCAGTGTCTTCTCGTGGTCATCGCTGCTCTATGCGTGCCGTGCATGCTCATCGTGAAGACCCTGGTTCTTCGCAGAGATTACCTCTGGAAAAAGCACCTT GGCGCACATAACTTTGGAGGAATCCGGGTTGGGAACGGCCCCACAGAGGATGAAGCCGAGATCATCCAGCATGATCAGCTCTCCCAGCACGAAGAGGAAGAGCCCGAG tTTGATTTCTCAGATGTAGCAGTGCATCAGGCCATCCACACTATAGAGTTCTGCTTAGGCTGCATTTCAAACACGGCCTCATATTTACGTCTCTGGGCCCTGAGCCTCGCTCATGCAC AGCTGTCAGAGGTCTTGTGGTCGATGGTGATGCACATCGGTCTTTTCTCCAGCTCTTTTGCTGGCTTCCtgggtgtgttttttattttttctgtcttCGCCACACTAACAGTGTGTATCTTACTTATAATGGAGGGGCTGTCTGCCTTCCTGCATGCTCTCAGATTACACTG GGTGGAGTTTCAGAATAAATTCTACACTGGTCAGGGCTTTAAGTTCATGCCCTTCACCTTCGACAGCATCCTGGAGGGAAAGTTTGATGATTGA